Proteins encoded within one genomic window of Vicinamibacterales bacterium:
- a CDS encoding CPBP family intramembrane glutamic endopeptidase — translation MRRPRFWIALALASAAAVAVGAHYFPDAFAIVALDITMDRAHALAEARAIAARDGLGPPRFTQAASFAGDDEAQTFVELEGGGTSAFTRMLRDRVYAAYTWRVRHFTAGETNETTIRFTPDGQPYGFTETLKEDAPGPALGAAAAQRVAESGAASRWHVPLDRFTLVEQGADRRQSGRVDHTFTYERSDVTFNEGRIRVRLTVAGDRLTGVDYFVKIPEAFTRRYASMRSANELIGVGSVVGMVVLYVLGGIGVGLFFMMRRRWVLWRTAAIWGTVVSALQALATINELPLAWMTYDTAIPRATFLAQQTALVVASFVGFSVFFALSFMAAETLSRRAFGHHPQLWHVWGRQQGASVQILGRTVGGYLLVSLFFAYDVVLYLVMTRVFHWWSPAEALVHPDVLATYAPWLSAIANSLQAGFWEESLFRAVPLAGAALIGDRFGMRRPFIVAGLVVEAIVFGAGHAPYPNQPAYARPVELIIPSIGFGLLYLYYGLVPGIILHFTFDVVWFALPIFMVKAPGIWVQQVMLVGMTLVPLWVVFWRRRQAGRWTELSPADDNAAWQPPPAAPTPADIVVIPAQRLSVAAQRVWMALGVAALVALTVTYLRGTANPYGPIATGRRQAESIARGELQRRGLTLSPKWRVLAQPEDGSGGPQQFVYETAGERRWIELLGVYLPRPRWRVRIATFEGDIADRAEEWHVMVAADGHVRSVQHTVPEGRAGVSRDEGTARQLALAAIVERYGLTRGQLKDVSAQPEKQKARTDWTFTFADTTIAPLPQGEPWIEVGISGDEVTSIGRFIHVPEEWTRQQRAATTRNTVIQIAIAVLSAGLLLGAAITGMILWSRRRYAVTLCVAATAIVLAASAMVLFNSWPSVVASLTTAAPLELQLVGVVAVGLVGVAMLAAMVGLAMGALPGRLKGLAHEPDAVAWRLGIAAGLTGAGAAAIAGAARSAPWARFPDVAPLGTFVPALAAALGPVTSYMTQLVVVTATLAAISGWTASWTRRRVAGSVAVLMLGFLAAGAPPGSHLAGWAVGGAITAASLLLAYVTLLRFDLTMAAVTLGVMWSVRLFARAMEEPYPGAMAGALLGALFVTALAAGWFRALRRAVAAEPAI, via the coding sequence ATGAGACGTCCGCGCTTCTGGATCGCGCTCGCCCTCGCCTCGGCGGCGGCCGTCGCCGTCGGCGCCCACTACTTCCCCGACGCCTTCGCGATCGTCGCGCTCGACATCACCATGGATCGCGCGCACGCGCTCGCCGAGGCGCGGGCGATCGCGGCGCGCGACGGCCTCGGTCCACCACGCTTCACCCAGGCGGCCTCGTTTGCCGGCGACGACGAGGCGCAGACGTTCGTGGAGCTGGAGGGCGGCGGTACCAGCGCCTTCACACGCATGCTGCGCGACCGCGTCTACGCCGCCTACACGTGGCGGGTCCGCCATTTCACGGCCGGCGAGACGAACGAGACGACGATCAGATTCACCCCGGACGGACAGCCGTACGGTTTCACCGAGACGCTGAAGGAAGACGCGCCGGGGCCGGCGCTCGGCGCCGCGGCGGCGCAGCGCGTCGCCGAGAGCGGGGCGGCCTCGCGCTGGCACGTGCCGCTCGACAGATTCACGCTCGTCGAGCAGGGCGCGGACCGGCGCCAGTCCGGGCGCGTCGATCACACGTTCACCTACGAACGATCCGATGTCACCTTCAACGAGGGCCGGATCCGGGTGCGCCTCACCGTCGCCGGCGACCGGCTGACCGGCGTCGACTACTTCGTCAAGATTCCCGAAGCCTTCACCCGACGCTACGCGAGCATGCGCTCGGCGAACGAGCTGATCGGGGTCGGTTCGGTCGTCGGCATGGTGGTGCTCTACGTGCTCGGCGGGATCGGGGTGGGGCTCTTCTTCATGATGCGCCGCCGTTGGGTGCTGTGGCGCACCGCCGCCATCTGGGGCACCGTCGTCAGCGCGCTGCAGGCGCTGGCGACGATCAACGAGCTGCCGCTGGCCTGGATGACCTACGACACGGCCATCCCGCGCGCGACGTTTCTGGCGCAGCAGACTGCGCTGGTGGTGGCGAGCTTCGTCGGCTTCTCCGTCTTCTTCGCTCTCTCGTTCATGGCGGCCGAGACGCTGTCGCGCCGCGCCTTCGGTCACCATCCGCAGCTCTGGCACGTGTGGGGACGTCAGCAGGGCGCGTCCGTCCAGATCCTCGGCCGCACCGTCGGCGGCTACCTGCTGGTCTCGCTTTTCTTCGCGTATGACGTGGTGCTGTACCTCGTCATGACCCGCGTCTTCCACTGGTGGAGCCCGGCCGAGGCACTCGTGCATCCGGATGTGCTCGCCACCTACGCGCCCTGGCTGTCGGCGATCGCCAATTCCCTCCAGGCCGGCTTCTGGGAGGAATCGCTCTTCCGCGCCGTACCGCTCGCCGGCGCCGCGCTCATCGGCGATCGATTCGGCATGCGAAGGCCCTTCATCGTGGCGGGCCTCGTCGTCGAAGCGATCGTCTTCGGCGCGGGGCACGCCCCGTATCCGAACCAACCCGCCTACGCGAGGCCGGTCGAACTGATCATCCCCTCGATCGGCTTCGGCCTGCTCTATCTCTACTACGGGCTGGTGCCCGGCATCATCCTCCACTTCACGTTCGACGTTGTCTGGTTTGCGCTGCCCATCTTCATGGTGAAGGCGCCCGGCATCTGGGTGCAGCAGGTGATGCTCGTCGGCATGACGCTGGTACCGCTCTGGGTGGTGTTCTGGCGACGGCGGCAGGCGGGACGGTGGACCGAACTCTCTCCGGCCGACGATAACGCGGCGTGGCAGCCTCCGCCCGCCGCGCCGACGCCGGCCGACATCGTGGTGATACCGGCTCAGCGTCTGTCGGTCGCGGCGCAGCGCGTCTGGATGGCGCTCGGCGTCGCCGCTCTCGTGGCGCTGACGGTGACGTATCTGCGCGGAACCGCCAACCCGTACGGCCCGATCGCGACCGGCCGCCGGCAGGCCGAATCGATCGCGCGCGGCGAACTGCAGCGCCGCGGACTCACGCTGTCGCCGAAATGGCGCGTGCTGGCGCAGCCGGAGGATGGCAGCGGCGGACCGCAGCAGTTCGTCTACGAGACGGCGGGCGAACGCCGCTGGATCGAACTGCTCGGCGTCTACCTGCCCAGGCCGCGCTGGCGCGTCCGGATCGCCACTTTCGAAGGAGACATCGCGGATCGCGCGGAAGAGTGGCACGTCATGGTCGCCGCCGACGGACACGTGCGCAGCGTCCAGCACACGGTGCCGGAAGGCCGCGCCGGCGTCTCGCGCGACGAAGGGACGGCGCGGCAACTGGCGCTGGCAGCCATCGTGGAGCGCTACGGGCTGACGCGCGGGCAATTGAAAGACGTGTCGGCGCAGCCCGAGAAGCAGAAAGCGCGCACCGACTGGACGTTCACGTTCGCCGACACGACGATCGCGCCGCTTCCGCAGGGCGAGCCGTGGATAGAAGTGGGCATCTCGGGAGACGAGGTGACGTCGATCGGCCGATTCATCCACGTCCCCGAGGAATGGACGCGCCAACAGCGCGCCGCCACCACGCGCAACACCGTGATCCAGATCGCCATCGCCGTGCTCTCAGCCGGGTTGCTGCTTGGCGCCGCGATCACCGGCATGATCCTGTGGAGCCGCCGGCGCTACGCGGTGACGCTGTGCGTGGCGGCCACCGCCATCGTCCTCGCCGCGTCGGCGATGGTCCTGTTCAACAGCTGGCCGTCCGTCGTCGCCAGCCTGACGACCGCGGCGCCGCTCGAGCTGCAGCTCGTCGGCGTGGTTGCGGTGGGCCTGGTCGGCGTCGCGATGCTCGCCGCGATGGTCGGGCTGGCGATGGGCGCGCTGCCCGGTCGTCTCAAAGGATTGGCGCATGAGCCGGACGCGGTGGCGTGGCGGCTCGGGATCGCCGCCGGACTCACCGGCGCTGGAGCGGCCGCGATCGCCGGCGCCGCACGGTCGGCGCCGTGGGCGCGCTTTCCCGATGTGGCCCCGCTCGGCACCTTCGTGCCGGCGCTCGCCGCCGCGCTGGGCCCAGTGACGAGCTACATGACGCAGCTCGTCGTGGTGACCGCAACCCTCGCGGCGATCAGCGGCTGGACCGCGTCGTGGACGCGGCGGCGAGTGGCGGGGAGCGTGGCGGTGCTGATGCTCGGGTTCCTCGCGGCGGGCGCGCCACCCGGCTCACACCTGGCAGGCTGGGCCGTCGGCGGCGCGATCACGGCAGCGTCGCTGCTCCTCGCGTACGTCACGCTGCTGCGCTTCGATCTCACCATGGCGGCGGTGACGCTTGGCGTGATGTGGTCGGTCCGTCTGTTCGCGCGCGCCATGGAAGAGCCATACCCCGGCGCGATGGCCGGCGCCCTGCTCGGTGCGCTGTTCGTCACCGCACTCGCGGCGGGCTGGTTCCGTGCGCTGCGCCGCGCGGTGGCCGCGGAACCTGCTATATAG